The following are encoded together in the Citrus sinensis cultivar Valencia sweet orange chromosome 1, DVS_A1.0, whole genome shotgun sequence genome:
- the LOC102607400 gene encoding cytochrome P450 736A117-like: MFTLMIICNKMSVFQQLLNLQTLFTIAACIFAVFALFKWFLVQPISSKKSLPPSPPKLPIIGNLHQLGLFPHRSLGALAQRYGPLMLLHLGKVPVLVVSSADAACEIVRTHDVIFANRPKLTPFVKLLNGCIDVSMAPYGEYLRKVKSLFVVQLLSNKMIHYSFRDVRVEEVALMIQKIKPFASSSSPIDLSDILFTLTNNIVFRIALGRKYSDQGEVGSKFRKQFKDFIELMATFHVGDYIPWLGWICYFSGLNARLKKTAKEVDDFLEVVIQEHENRMSNNSQVEDRKDFIDVLLWLQKENILDFPIDKATIKALLQDVFGPGTDSTHTVLEWAMTELLRHPEMMEAVQNEVRRIVGQKSDITEEDLNDMHYLKAVIKETLRFHPPVPLLVPRQSTQQVKINGYDVAAGTQVYINYWAISRDPASWDQAEEFRPERFLNSSISFQGHDVQFIPFGAGRRGCPGTDFAMRMIELALASLLREFDWSFPDQEAKGQQRLDVPESNGLTIHRKFPLHALAIPR, encoded by the exons ATGTTCACACTTATGATCATTTGTAATAAGATGTCTGTTTTCCAGCAATTGTTAAACTTGCAAACCTTGTTCACAATTGCTGCCTGCATCTTTGCCGTATTTGCCCTTTTCAAATGGTTTCTTGTCCAACCAATTAGCAGCAAAAAATCACTACCACCTTCTCCCCCAAAGCTCCCAATCATTGGAAACCTTCACCAGCTTGGCTTGTTCCCTCATCGCTCACTCGGTGCTTTGGCACAACGTTATGGCCCCCTGATGTTGCTTCACTTAGGCAAAGTGCCAGTGCTTGTTGTCTCTTCTGCTGATGCTGCCTGCGAGATCGTTAGAACCCATGATGTAATCTTTGCAAATCGACCAAAATTAACACCATTTGTAAAACTTTTAAACGGTTGTATAGACGTCTCCATGGCACCTTATGGTGAGTACTTACGAAAAGTTAAAAGCTTATTTGTTGTACAACTTTTAAGTAACAAAATGATTCATTATTCTTTTCGTGATGTTAGAGTAGAGGAAGTTGCCCTTATGATCCAAAAAATCAAACCGTTTGCTTCATCTTCTTCGCCAATAGATTTAAGTGACATCTTGTTTACCTTGACCAACAATATAGTGTTTAGAATAGCTTTGGGAAGAAAATATAGTGATCAAGGAGAAGTTGGTAGTAAGTTTAGGAAGCAGTTTAAGGACTTTATTGAGTTGATGGCTACTTTTCATGTGGGAGATTATATTCCATGGCTAGGTTGGATTTGCTATTTCAGTGGCTTGAATGCCAGGCTTAAGAAAACGGCAAAGGAGGTTGATGATTTTCTTGAGGTAGTCATTCAAGAACATGAGAATAGGATGAGTAACAATTCTCAAGTTGAAGATCGCAAGGACTTTATAGACGTCTTGCTTTGGcttcagaaagaaaatattttagactTTCCTATTGATAAAGCAACCATCAAGGCTCTCCTTCAG GATGTATTTGGGCCCGGCACAGACTCAACACACACAGTCCTGGAGTGGGCAATGACAGAGCTTTTAAGGCATCCAGAGATGATGGAGGCAGTGCAGAACGAAGTTAGAAGAATAGTTGGGCAGAAATCCGACATAACAGAAGAGGATTTGAATGACATGCATTATTTAAAAGCCGTGATCAAAGAGACTCTTCGGTTTCACCCACCAGTTCCATTGCTAGTTCCTCGGCAATCAACTCAGCAAGTCAAAATCAACGGCTATGACGTTGCTGCAGGAACACAAGTCTACATTAATTACTGGGCCATTTCAAGAGACCCTGCGTCTTGGGATCAAGCAGAAGAGTTTCGGCCAGAGAGGTTCTTAAATTCTTCAATAAGTTTCCAAGGACATGATGTTCAGTTCATTCCATTTGGAGCTGGCAGAAGGGGCTGCCCAGGTACTGATTTTGCGATGAGAATGATTGAGCTAGCATTGGCAAGTCTTTTGAGAGAGTTTGATTGGTCATTCCCTGATCAGGAAGCAAAAGGACAACAACGTTTGGATGTACCAGAATCAAATGGATTAACAATCCATAGGAAATTTCCCCTTCATGCCCTTGCAATTCCTCGCTAG
- the LOC107178658 gene encoding uncharacterized protein LOC107178658, producing MTIEQLQGRLQPYEEKLKTNQGIEEQLLKMEVNPKKKEESLDNERRHYVQGKGRGRGKGHGHGRCWNFNNNNYNYEKGESSTRGWGRGNPRSRYDKSQVQCYNCQKFEHYASECRAPSTRIHERVNYVEEKNGEDDIILLARNDTSRGQENTWYLDTSASNHMSGNRSMFVELNEYVNGSVAFRDDSKVPVKGKSNILFRAKDGSHQIILNVYYVPNAAKA from the coding sequence ATGACGATCGAGCAACTACAAGGAAGGTTACAACCCtatgaagaaaaattgaaaacgaatCAAGGAATCGAAGAACAACTTCTCAAAATGGAAGtcaatccaaagaaaaaagaagaaagcttAGACAACGAGAGAAGGCATTATGTTCAAGGTAAAGGTCGAGGACGAGGGAAAGGTCATGGTCATGGACGATGTTGGAattttaacaacaacaactacAATTATGAAAAAGGAGAAAGCTCAACTAGAGGATGGGGCAGAGGCAATCCAAGATCGAGATATGACAAATCCCAAGTACAATGCTATAATTGTCAAAAGTTTGAGCATTATGCTTCAGAATGTAGAGCTCCAAGTACCAGAATTCATGAGAGAGTGAATTATgttgaagagaaaaatggtGAAGATGACATCATTTTACTAGCACGCAATGACACAAGTAGAGGTCAAGAAAATACATGGTATCTTGATACAAGTGCTAGCAATCATATGAGCGGAAACAGAAGCATGTTCGTAGAACTAAATGAATATGTGAATGGTAGTGTCGCTTTTAGAGATGATTCAAAAGTACCAGTAAAGGGCAAAAGTAACATTCTTTTTCGTGCAAAAGATGGTAGCcaccaaataattttgaatgttTACTATGTGCCTAATGCAGCGAAAGcttaa